A window from Mauremys reevesii isolate NIE-2019 linkage group 9, ASM1616193v1, whole genome shotgun sequence encodes these proteins:
- the SLC2A2 gene encoding solute carrier family 2, facilitated glucose transporter member 2 isoform X1, whose product MEKISKMQEEKHLTGTLVLSVFTAVLGFFQYGYSLGVINAPQRVIEAHYGRVLGIAPIDRSAINFTDVNGSMIFPDLEELDVGKSTLTLYWSLSVSIFAIGGMISSFTVGWVGDKLGRVKAMLAVNVLSIIGNLLMGLAKFGPSHILIIAGRAITGLYCGLSSGLVPMYVGEISPTALRGALGTLHQLAIVTGILISQVLGLDFLLGNDDMWPLLLGLSGAAALLQFFLLLLCPESPRYLYIKLGKVEEAKKSLKRLRGDCDPTKEITEMEKEKQEAASEKKVSIRKLFSSPRYRQPVIVALMVQISQQFSGINAIFYYSTNIFVRAGVDQPVYATIGVGVVNTVFTIISVFLVEKIGRRSLFIAGLIGMLASAVAMTVGLVLLSTFAWMSYVSMVAIFLFVIFFEVGPGPIPWFIVAELFSQGPRPAAIAIAGFCNWTCNFIIGMCFQYIADLCGPYVFTIFAVLLLGFILFAFFKVPETKGKSFEEISAAFRHKRRSAIKGHKAATELEDLRGSEKA is encoded by the exons GTAATAGAGGCTCATTACGGCCGTGTGCTGGGCATTGCCCCTATTGACAGAAGTGCCATCAATTTCACAGACGTGAATGGAAGCATGATCTTCCCAGACCTAGAAGAATTGGATGTAGGCAAGAGTACACTCACTCTGTACTGGTCCCTGTCTGTGTCCATTTTTGCCATAGGTGGAATGATTTCCTCTTTCACTGTTGGATGGGTTGGAGACAAGCTAGGCAG AGTGAAAGCCATGCTGGCCGTGAATGTTCTTTCTATCATTGGAAATCTCCTCATGGGGCTGGCAAAATTTGGCCCATCTCACATCCTTATTATAGCTGGGAGAGCAATCACAGGGCTGTATTGTG GGCTATCGTCAGGACTTGTTCCAATGTATGTTGGTGAGATATCACCTACAGCCCTTCGAGGAGCCCTGGGAACGTTGCACCAGCTTGCTATAGTCACGGGTATTCTCATTAGCCAG GTCCTTGGACTAGACTTTCTGCTCGGCAATGATGACATGTGGCCTCTACTTCTTGGTCTATCTGGTGCTGCTGCTCTTCTTCAGTTTTTCCTGCTCTTATTGTGTCCAGAAAGCCCTCGGTATCTTTACATTAAACTAGGAAAGGTGGAGGAAGCTAAAAAAA GCTTGAAAAGGCTCAGAGGAGACTGTGACCCCACAAAAGAGATCACCGAGATGGAAAAGGAGAAACAAGAAGCTGCCAGTGAAAAGAAAGTCTCCATCAGGAAGCTTTTCAGCTCTCCCCGTTACAGGCAGCCAGTCATTGTGGCACTGATGGTTCAAATATCTCAGCAGTTTTCAGGAATCAATGCA ATCTTTTACTACTCTACAAACATTTTTGTAAGAGCGGGAGTTGATCAACCAGTCTACGCAACCATTGGTGTTGGTGTCGTGAACACTGTCTTCACCATTATCTCC GTCTTCCTTGTGGAGAAAATAGGGAGACGGTCCCTGTTTATTGCTGGTTTGATTGGTATGCTGGCAAGTGCCGTAGCCATGACAGTTGGACTTGTGCTCctg AGCACTTTTGCTTGGATGAGCTACGTGAGCATGGTCGCAATTTTTCTCTTCGTAATTTTCTTTGAAGTCGGGCCTGGCCCAATCCCCTGGTTTATTGTTGCTGAACTGTTCAGCCAAGGGCCCCGTCCTGCTGCCATAGCGATAGCTGGATTCTGCAACTGGACCTGCAACTTCATCATTGGAATGTGTTTCCAGTATATTGCA GATCTGTGTGGCCCTTACGTGTTCACGATCTTCGCCGTTCTGCTCTTAGGCTTCATTTTATTCGCATTCTTTAAAGTACCAGAAACAAAAGGAAAGTCTTTTGAAGAGATTTCAGCTGCCTTCCGCCACAAGAGGCGCTCAGCCATAAAAGGACACAAAGCTGCTACTGAACTGGAGGATTTGCGAGGCAGCGAGAAGGCATAA
- the SLC2A2 gene encoding solute carrier family 2, facilitated glucose transporter member 2 isoform X2, with product MLAVNVLSIIGNLLMGLAKFGPSHILIIAGRAITGLYCGLSSGLVPMYVGEISPTALRGALGTLHQLAIVTGILISQVLGLDFLLGNDDMWPLLLGLSGAAALLQFFLLLLCPESPRYLYIKLGKVEEAKKSLKRLRGDCDPTKEITEMEKEKQEAASEKKVSIRKLFSSPRYRQPVIVALMVQISQQFSGINAIFYYSTNIFVRAGVDQPVYATIGVGVVNTVFTIISVFLVEKIGRRSLFIAGLIGMLASAVAMTVGLVLLSTFAWMSYVSMVAIFLFVIFFEVGPGPIPWFIVAELFSQGPRPAAIAIAGFCNWTCNFIIGMCFQYIADLCGPYVFTIFAVLLLGFILFAFFKVPETKGKSFEEISAAFRHKRRSAIKGHKAATELEDLRGSEKA from the exons ATGCTGGCCGTGAATGTTCTTTCTATCATTGGAAATCTCCTCATGGGGCTGGCAAAATTTGGCCCATCTCACATCCTTATTATAGCTGGGAGAGCAATCACAGGGCTGTATTGTG GGCTATCGTCAGGACTTGTTCCAATGTATGTTGGTGAGATATCACCTACAGCCCTTCGAGGAGCCCTGGGAACGTTGCACCAGCTTGCTATAGTCACGGGTATTCTCATTAGCCAG GTCCTTGGACTAGACTTTCTGCTCGGCAATGATGACATGTGGCCTCTACTTCTTGGTCTATCTGGTGCTGCTGCTCTTCTTCAGTTTTTCCTGCTCTTATTGTGTCCAGAAAGCCCTCGGTATCTTTACATTAAACTAGGAAAGGTGGAGGAAGCTAAAAAAA GCTTGAAAAGGCTCAGAGGAGACTGTGACCCCACAAAAGAGATCACCGAGATGGAAAAGGAGAAACAAGAAGCTGCCAGTGAAAAGAAAGTCTCCATCAGGAAGCTTTTCAGCTCTCCCCGTTACAGGCAGCCAGTCATTGTGGCACTGATGGTTCAAATATCTCAGCAGTTTTCAGGAATCAATGCA ATCTTTTACTACTCTACAAACATTTTTGTAAGAGCGGGAGTTGATCAACCAGTCTACGCAACCATTGGTGTTGGTGTCGTGAACACTGTCTTCACCATTATCTCC GTCTTCCTTGTGGAGAAAATAGGGAGACGGTCCCTGTTTATTGCTGGTTTGATTGGTATGCTGGCAAGTGCCGTAGCCATGACAGTTGGACTTGTGCTCctg AGCACTTTTGCTTGGATGAGCTACGTGAGCATGGTCGCAATTTTTCTCTTCGTAATTTTCTTTGAAGTCGGGCCTGGCCCAATCCCCTGGTTTATTGTTGCTGAACTGTTCAGCCAAGGGCCCCGTCCTGCTGCCATAGCGATAGCTGGATTCTGCAACTGGACCTGCAACTTCATCATTGGAATGTGTTTCCAGTATATTGCA GATCTGTGTGGCCCTTACGTGTTCACGATCTTCGCCGTTCTGCTCTTAGGCTTCATTTTATTCGCATTCTTTAAAGTACCAGAAACAAAAGGAAAGTCTTTTGAAGAGATTTCAGCTGCCTTCCGCCACAAGAGGCGCTCAGCCATAAAAGGACACAAAGCTGCTACTGAACTGGAGGATTTGCGAGGCAGCGAGAAGGCATAA